The genomic interval GTGAAACTCCTTTACCCCTTgagtcctttctcttctcttaaaCATAAAGGTGTACcactctccttctttctcttctctcttttattctGGTGGCTTCGCATCTTAAACCTACATTTCCATTTGGCTCTAGTCTCATATTCTGTGCTATAGTCAAGATACCTACTACCAGTTTTCTGCAACTTTCACCAACACTCTACCCAAAATAGAACTGATAATCTTTCATGGTctctacagttgacccttgaacagtgcAAGTTTGAACTGTATGGGTCCTCTTATaagcctagtttttttttttaaataaatgcatactACAGCACTACACAACCTGTGGTTGTGTTacagggaagaactgactccatgTGGGatctctttcttttactttaaccctTAACTTTGCTTCTGGTTGCTTTTGTTTACGAAAAGGACACCATTTATAAAAAACCAATGGGAAGCAAAGGTTCTACAACTGTATCCTTTTTGTTCACTAAAAAGATACTGTTTATCCTGCCTCCAGCCCTCTGCCTGAGTATTAATCCAAAGTACCTTAGTTcaggaccctgtccacctgtggatggcaggaaggaagaagttAACACATCTCCTCCCTGAGACTATACCAGAAGATATTTGCAGGATTAAAGGCcattttactttgcttcctcacctcccctatctctgttctataaaagaacttGGCATTCAGATCCAGATAAGATggctattttgagacattagtcctCCCTCTTCTCGGTCACCAGTTTCCCAAATAAAGTTGTGCTCCTTGCCACAGCACCTAGTTTCTCCATTAACTGGCCTGTTTCGTGACCATCAGATCAAGTTTGGACTCAGTGACCGTTGTTTGAATGTGCAGTTGTGGAACCATGGATGTCGACTGTGGAGTTAGCTCCAAATTCTCAACTCTGTGGAGGGGTTGGGCCctaactcccacccccacccccattgcTTAAGATTGTACTTGCCACCTCTCCtgacttcctctttgctttaaaAGGCACTTCATCTGCTCAGCCACTTAGCTGGAAACCACAGCTTTATCTCTGGTTCTGTCCTTTCCCTTTTCCTGCATATCCAGTCAGTAAgttcacactgtgtgtgtgtgtgcatgcgtgcacgcacaccacacactcagttatgtccagctctttcagatcccatggactatagtctgccaggctcctctgtccacggaattttctagcaagaatactggattgggttgccatttatttctccaggggatcttcccaacccagggatggaaccctcaagTTTTGGGTCTCCTGTAcggacagatggattctttactacggcaccacctgggaagcccccacagtaAGGTAATGTTCTAAAATAATCCGATGGATTCACAAAATGACTCTCCGCATCTACTCTGGTGCATTAGGTACATTGGTGTTTGTTACAAGGTCTAGTAAAGAAATTCCAGGCACAGTGTTCTCTTAGGGAAAGGAAGATCCACACTGTTGCTAAGGCAGGTTGTGAATTGTAAAGCAGACCTGGAATCCTGGTCCTTCTAAAGCTACTAAGTAGTGCAGAAGGAAACTTCCACTCTTATTTTTGTAGAATGTATCCCAGTTGAGGGAAAGAAAACATTACAATGTTGGTAGGGACTGCAAATACCTAACCAGGCACATACCTGTTGAGTTTTTTTTCATCTACAATAGTATCTGATGGTGTCAGTCACCTCAAATTCTTGTGTTTGTGTGCATAGATTTAGGAATCTCTTCAATGCCTTGGATCTGAAAGACAGTGTGTTCTCTGGAGATTGGGTTACCCCCTGATTGGATTGTCCACTCTCTTCCCCTATTAAAGGAAGATCAGAGACAGAAGTTAGTGGACTTTCCAGTGAGCCACAGGCTGACTGCATCTCAGAGGACAGCTCTTGAAATTGGGGGATCCTGCACAGACCAGATTTCCAAGCTGGCCTTATCTGGTGAGCATGGAATCGATACTGATGGCAAAACAGTACACATCTACATTTACCTTTTCTAAAATCTCTTTATTTTAGCCAACAGtagcttttaaaatgaaaagttaccTTACTGAAAGTTATTTCTTTGGTGTTAGTATAAGAAATATTCAAGATTTTGTATAGGTTTTTGTATGAAGCTTTCTTGGGATAATtagccagattaaaaaaaaaaacaaacaagatcaCTATGAAGTAGAAGCAGTATTTGTCTGAACTCTGAGTTTTTTCATTTACAATAGTATCTGACTGTGTCAATGCCTCAAATTCTTGTGTTTTGTGGGCACAGATTTAGGAATATCTCCAATACCTTGGATCTGAGAGGGTGCGCCCACGGATTGGGTTGTCCACTGATTGGGTTATCCACCTTCTTCCCCTATAAAaggagaggcagaggcagaagTCAGATTTTCCATTGAGGCACTGGCTGTCTGCACCTCAGGAGTGGTCAGTGAACAGCTCTTAGAATTGGGGGAAACTGCATTGACCAGATTTCCAAGCCAGTCTCTCCTGGTGAGTGTGGAATCCATACTGATGTCCATCTATATACTTTTGCTTTTTGTACAATCTTTAATTAAGCAAATAGCTCTTAAAATGTTACCTTACTGAAAGTTATTTCTTTGGTGTTAGAATTAAGAAATATTCAAGGTTTTGTATAGGTTTGAGTATGAAGCTTTCTTGGGATAATTagccagattttttttctaaacaaaatcACTATGAAGTAGAGGTAGTATTTGCCTGGGCTCTATTTAAATAGTTCTCTCTGAAAAATGTTTTACCCACAAGTTTATctttcttggtttttatttttctttctttttaaattcagctCTCTGATTGCTGCTCcatcccagagtttctgattcatcaCATCTGGGAGCGAGGCCTGAGACTCTCCATTTCTAGTAAGTccccaggtgctgctgctgctctaaGGACACactctgagaaccactggtccaccTGCTCACAGTCTAAGGATGTactctgagaaccactggtctagctTGTCCCTGGTTGGGTGGGGAAGCTTTCTGAGACTTGATGGGAGGGTCCTTAATATAGGCAGAGGCCTAGGATGACCCTGTAGCAAGAATGGGTTCATACTGCCCAAAATTAGGtttcagatttctttctcttcctattaATAGTGCTTCTAATGTGGGCTGAGGAGGCAGTGCTCCCATGAAAGGAAATAAGATTGCTTTCTGAACTAGCTGAGCTACAAAGACTAGACTGTCCTATTTGTAAGATGGAAGAAGAGAGAATGTTCCAGGCCGTCTATCGGATACATCAGCACAGGGTCTGCCCTTCATGGTTTACTTTCCCTTGTGGTGGCCATGAGCTGCAAGGAAGACAGTAAAGATTGGACATCCATGGGCCCTGGTGATGAGGGGAGATGCAAGGACTTGGGGTAAGGATTATGTCTGTGACTTGCCTATATCACTCACAGCAAGGTCAAGGtgacttttaaaagttattttacagTGTCCTATTTACTTTTTTCTCACTGTTTGATTTCTCTACCTGAGATATCCTCTGAAGCTATGTCTAACTTTATCTCATTTCTCTTCCAAATTAATCCATTACCTTTGTGTATTTTGATGTTCCTATACTTCTTTGTTTAATGTctactgcttcccaggtggtgctagtggtagagaacccgcctgccaatgcatgaggcttaagagacaccggttcaatccctgggtctgggatatcccctggagtggggcatggcaatccactccagtagtcttgcctggaaaatttcatggacagaggagactggcaggctacagtccataaggttgcaaagagttggacaccactgaagcaacttagtacacagGCAATGTCTactgcacggcaggcagattctttgctgtttgagccacgagggaagctcaaTTTGTACATTTAATGCTGTCTAAAAAAACCTGGAACCTGCTTTGATGTTGTGATAAAATAATCTAGTACATCACTGGCTCTTGTATTTCTGGGAATATTTAGtaaacaataaaatgttttttaaaaaattcagctcTCTGATCCATATGTGTCATCAAGTTAAACGGCTATAgctggtcgctcagtcgtgtccgactctctgtgaccccatggactgtggcccgacaggctcctctgtccatgggattctccaggcaagaatactggagtggattgccattcccttctccagaggatcttcccgatcaagggatcgaacccgggtctcctgcattgcagacatattctttaccgtctgagctacagggtTGCCCTTCCCCAATATCTTCATCAATAActgtcattattttttctttcttcttacttCTCTTCCTCCGtatctccctctttctctgtcgCTGTGATGGCCTTATTGATGATCACAACACTCTATTGTACTTCACACTGTAGGAAACAGCCTTTAATCTATTAATCCCTTTCTCTCCTGAGGCTGAGGAGCGCGGAGGCGAGATGACTCCGTCTCCCATCCCACGCAAAGAGCGCTCTGAGGAGCAGTCCGCGGATCGCTGTAAAGATTCAGGCACTACCCAGCAGTCCGGCGAGAAGGACCGCGGCAGGGATAAAGCTCGGAAGCGGCGCAGCGCCTCAGGCGGTAGCAGCAGCTCGGGGGCGCGGTCCCGCGCGGGCTCCAGCCGCGGCTCCAGCTCGCCCTCAGCATCCGGCCGCTCAGGACGCTCCAGTGGGTCCCGCAGCTCCAGCTCCAGCAGCTCCCCCGGCTCTCCAAGGCCTTGGCGCCCCCGAGACCACAGGCGGCGGTCCGGTTCCAAACCCACACCACCCAGACTAGACGAGAAGGAAAGCAGAAGGCGCAGCCCCGCCCCTAAGCCCACCAAAGTGCACGTCGCGAAGCTCACCCGGAAGGTGACCAGGGAGCACATCCGGGAGATATTCTCCACCTTCGGGAGAGTTAGAGAGATCGACCTGCCCAGAGAAAGGATGCGCGCGCATCCGTCTCAAGGCCACGCCTACGTGGAGTTCGAGAATCCGGAAGAGGCGGCGAAGGCGCTCAAGCACGTGGACGGAGGGCAATCGACGCCCAGCAGATCACAGCCACAGCCGTGCTGGCCCCCCCGGCCTCAGCCACCCCCCCGGCGACTGAGCCCTCCCCGGAGAATGCTGCCACCGCTCTCCACGTGGCGCAGGCTGAGGAGGAGCAGGTCGCGTTCCCCTTGGGGCAGGTCCCCCGAGCGCGGGCGACCCCgctccccccgccgcccccgccgctgGAGCGGCTCCAGCTCTAGCTCCTTCCGAAGGTGAGGGCAGCAGTCAACACCTGTCCCCGAGCAGTTAGAGCTCCGGCTGCAGGGGTGTTGCAGGTTTGGGGTTGTGCTTGTGAAGATGCCCTCCAGTGTTCTGGCTGGAAAACTTCCCAGTTTCTATAGTTCCTGGGAGTCACGTAGCTAGCAAAGCCAGCAGGGATGAGCAGGGGGCTTCAGACGGACGGACAGCCCCGGCCTGGGAGCACGTTTTTCCATGTCCCAGACGACCTGGGCCGATCCGGTGGCCTGGTCCTCCCTAACCTGTTGGCCGGCAGAGTCCAGCAGTGGTGTCATCCCTGTTAGCCTGGCCCTGCACCCCTGCTTGGGTCCTCTTCTGACCTCTAGGGTCAAGTACCCCGTGTTATGTGCCCCCCCACAAAcacaccctccctccctttctctaaAATTggtaagtacacacacacacacacacacatacacacacacacacacacacacacacacacacacacacacacacacacacacacacacacccctccctttCTCTGAAATTGGTAAGTTTCAAGCCAGCTCTGCTGGGTCATCAGGGAACCACCCCTAGCCAGGGCAGTTGTGTGCTCTTCATTGCCCTGCAGGTTACCTCAGCAATGTGTACATTGCTTTTTTGGCTTTTATTGTACAGTCAGGactattcattttctgttttgggtTTTGTAACTTTGTAGCTTTTTAGATAATGTTGTGGTTGTTCTTTGTTGTGTAAAATAATTGCTTTGGATGAACCAAGgattagagtttaaaaaaaaaaaaaaacttttatcagGATTCGAATAAATTGGGGTGAATACTTTGTTCAGTGAAATTTTGAATTATGGATCTTAGTCCACAACCTGGGATGTAATAGGTGCTCTGTAAACATGAGGATCAAGTGATTTTCGTTCCAAACTGAGGAATATTGGGTGTTGAAAGGGGTGGTGTTAGTAATTATGGCAGGGCAACAGgattaagatatttttattttctccctctaAAAACACCCTCTGAAACAGAAATGAtggattttaaaagaatgtgtgcACTGATTAGGTTTACATTTTAAGTAGATTTTTATGATTAAAGTCTTAAAtggattggagaaggcaatggcaacccactctagtattcttgcatctTGAGCCCCTTCTAAGGGCAAAGTGAGTAAGTATATATGCCAGTAAGTATATGTGCCATAAATCACTAGAGTCCACGTTACTCTTCCCTTCATTGGGTATCCAACTTAGTGAGAGAATTAACATAAAATGAAGAGATGATAATACATATACAGTTCACAATTGGAAGACTAAAAGAGAAAATGCAATATTTGATGTCTGGGTCTGGAAAACTCACTCTGTTCAAATAATATTTTGCAGGAAGATGGAAAAGTACTCAGGATTGATTCAAGGGCGGCAGGAGCTGAGAGGCCATGGCAGCACTCCCCGGTCACAGTGGAAGTGCTCCTAGAGGTATTCTCCTGGGGCAACACAGGTTCTTACCACAGGGCTGGGACATGTCCAGTCTGCATTCATCTCTGAGATCTCTCTCATCTCCCTCAGCTATAGAAAATCTGACTGAAGCAACCCAGTCTGATGGAGAAAACCGAGAAATCCCGTGCTTTGAAGAGGCAAAAGAGAGAAGCCAAACAAATTAATAAACTCTTTATTGGTGTTTTGAACTTTGAAACCACAGAAGAAAGTCGGAGGAACTGTTACCAGCAGTGGGGAGAACTTACAGACTGTGTGGTCCTGAGGGATCCTTCCAGCCAAAGATCAAGGCAGTGCggttttatcaccttttcatccATGACCGAGGTGGATGAAATGTCCACTGGATCCCATTCCGTTGACGGCAGAGTGCTTGAACCCAAACATGTGTCCCAAGAGCAGCATCTGGACAGCGGGGTGTCCTTTGGACACTAAAGAAGCTGTTTGTTGGTATTCAACAAGATACTGAGGAACATCATCTTAGAGATTACTTTGAGAAATATGGAAAAATGGTACCATTGAGATCGTTACTGATAGGCAGTCTGGCAAGAAAAGAGGCTTTGGATTTGTGACTTTTGATGACCTTGATTCTGTGGACAAGACTGTGTTGCTAAAAAACCATACCATCAGTGGTCATCATGCAGAAGTCGCAAAGGCTTTGTTAACATGGGAACTGCAGCAAGTCTAAGGTTCTAGAAGTGGAGGAGGAGGCCCCTTTGGTTTGGGGGTTTATCCTGGTGGTGGTAGCGATTTGGGGCTAGCATCAGGATGAGAAAGTAACTTCTGGGGAGGATCTGATGCATATGGAAATGGTCCTAGATTTAGGGGTGCTTATCATggggctggagaagggagagacagagggtcTGTCTGGCAGATGTGCTGAAAGCCCCACATCTGGCAACCATGATTGAGGCTGCAGAGGTGGTCATGGCAACTATGGACGAGGAAATTGTAGAAGTGGAATTAACAATGACTTTGGAAATTATCAGCAGCAATCTAATTACAGTCGATGAGGAATGGAAACTTTGGTAGCAGAAACTTGAGGGCTCAATAGGGTGAAGGAAACTCTGGTCCAGGAGGCAGTGGGGGATGTGGGGGTTGGGAGGGCGAAGCCGAAACTGAGCTTCTTCCTCTTTGCCCTGGGCTTCACTGTCTAATTAGTAGAGGCTGAGAGCCCAGAGGTAACTGGGCAGCTTCAGGTTATGAGTAAACATGCAGGGATGTGGCAGAAGACAGAGAGCAGGTGCAGAGAGCCATTTGTGAATGAATTGAATTATTTAAGAACATTGCCTTCGTGCAGAGGAAAAACTGTATGGAAAATGCCTTTGAGGCAGTTTCTTAGCTTGTTTTTTTCTAGTGATCTTTGTCAGAGTGTAGAAGCGTCACATCTTTGATAATGTTAAATTTTGTTTAACATTAAACATTTTGTTAAATGTTTGTAAATTGTTAATGTTTCTTTGtaaaatgttacatttttaaaagtcttttgcaagatttttctgtttttgaaaagcTTTTAGAAGTATGCTGTAGTGAAACATATTAATAACATTATTCCTTAAATTTTAGCATGTAGAACTATTATATGAAGCAGTTGTACATTtatgatttaataaaataattctaaaggaaaaaagcACTTGTGGTTTGTCCTCTTTCACCTATACTCTTttgcacttttaatttttatcttttttaacagtttttttctaatttcatatCATTGACATACAGTACTATATACAGTTTTCTTTTGATGGAAGAGTTATACAATTCCATTATTccaggtaatttttaaaagtttaaaattgcTGCTACTGTATATGTTTGAAGTGTATGTGACAtctatatcatgaaatgattaccacagtgaTTTTAGTTAGCATAATACGGGagcgggtagccatgccctcctccaggggatcttcccaacccagggatcaaaccctggcctcccacattgcaggcagattccttaccatctgaaccaccagggaagccctttatttaaCATTCCTCATCTCAAAATGTTTTGTTAAGTCTTTTTTTGGTGTGATGAGagtcttaggatttactctctggACACATTTCTTCAGCACCGTGGTGAACAGCAATGTTAACTGCGGTCATCATGTTACTCATTACcccttttgcatctttttttaaagctgagaatTTGTACCTTTCAACAACCTTTCTCCTGTTTCTCCTTCCATGCATTCTCTGCTTCTGTAAACCAGATGTGATATCTTTTTCTATGGGTTCATTTTGAGtatttgggttctttttttttttagatttttttttttttaattgaagtatgtgcttgttcttagtcgctcagtcgtgtctgactctttgcgaccccatggactgtagcctgccaggctcttctattcatgcggaattctccaggcaaaaacagtggagtgggttgctatttccttctccaggggatcttcccaacccagggatcaaacccaagtctcctgcattgctgccggattctttaccatctgagccactggggaagcccttctgaagtatagttgatgaatAATATTGTATAACTTGCAGATAATACAGaagagtgattcacaatttttaaagttatactcTATAAAGTATTGGTCATAGTCCCTGTTGGTACAATGtgttcttgtagcttattttatacatcaaATTGTAACTGCTCACTGCTCAAAAGTCAATAAAGAGGCACAGTTGGAAAgagggaaagtttgctttattttggatgccagcaCCTGGGTTCAGGGGATGGGGGCAGGATGGATGCCTATCCAAAGGCTGATCAGCCCAGATAGCTGGCTCattattatttctgggtgtgttctTGAGGATGTTTCTGGAACAGATCAGCATTTGATTCCATAGACTAAGTGAAGTGACCCACTCTCCTCAGGGTAGGTGGGTGTTATTCAATCTGCTGAGGGCCACATGGAAAAACAGGTGAAGGAAGGTGAATCCACTCTCTCTTCCTGAGTGGGAATGTCCATCTTTTCCTTCCCTTGGACTCAgagctcctggttctcaggccttcggACTTGGATTGAAATTTACCATtgacttttaaaagatatttacttatttatttaatgggCGGTGTCAGGTCTTAGTCTTAGTTGCGGGATGCgggatctttcgttgtggcacacagactctctagttgtggttcaggGGCTTATTTGCTTCAcaagatgtgggatcttagttccctgactaggggttcaatccacatcccctgcattttgaggcagattcttaaccactggaccaccagggaagtcccacccctGACTTTTCTGCTTCTCCAGGTTGCAAAGAGCAGATTATGGGATTTCTCACTGTTATAACCATGTGGGTGAATTCCTAAATACCTCCCCTCTTCTGTAGACTTTATGTCCTATTGGTTCCATTTCTCTAGAGAACCTTGACTGATACACATTATTAAATTTCAAAGAAAGTGCACCTGGAGGAACTTTTCCAATGCCTAAGAGCCTCTCTCACAaacagcccctcccccaggcagccCAAGTACACGAACACAcgctaaaacattaaaaaatgaagagacacacATGCTGAAACTAATTCTAATACATACGCTCTCTCTCTACTTCTACATGACATGTTATAAATTCTTTGCTCTACTTATTAACTCTTTCCTCTCATGAGGATTAAATCAAACAGGGGCAGTGAATCTGTTTAGTTTATTTCTGGATCACAGGTTTTATACCATCGCTTTGCACATAGTAGATTCTTTGCAAGTAGGGTGACCAAAGAATTTTCTCTCCAAGCTGGAACACACTGGGGAATAAAGAGGGTAGTGTTAATCATTAGGACAGGGCAACAGGATAAATATCTGCTGAAGACAAAAATGAAGGCCTGCCCAGTTAAAGTACGCGATTAGATTTGCATTTAAAATAGATCATCAGGTTACAATGATGACCTATATGGgagaagaacctaaaaaagagtggatgtgtgtacatgtataactgatttggTTTGCTCTACCACAGaaagtaacacaaaattgtataCCACCTACActccaataaattaaaaaaagactgattcattttgctttgCAGCAGAAAGAAACATTCACACAGAAAACAGACCATAGTGATGAGAACAAAGACTTATTgcatgtatagcacaggaaaccctgctcagtgttatgtgggagcctggatgggagggagtttggggggaatggatacatgtatatatacggcTTAGTCCCTTTGCACCttgaactatcacaacattgttaatcggcaatacaaaataaagtttaaaacattaaaaataaaaagaagcgaACACAAACACATTGGCATAATAAATCTTGTGATGTAGTTACTGGGGGTAGGGGAAGAGCTTATGGTGGGGGAgagttcagaaaaaaatagataaaaataactgattcactttgttgtaccacAGAaagtaacacacacaaaaaacaggtGATAGTGATTAGAATCTAATGATTGGATTATAAGGACAAAAGATGTAGAATCTAAGCTGTCACTGCTGATTTATTGCAGTTTGTCACTCAAAAGATGACATCTTTGCATAAATGTAGTTAAGTGAATGGATTTTCAGTGTTTCAGTATTTAAAGTTCAGTGTTTGAATAGTTTATTATATAAATTGGTCTGGATTTGGCACTGGATAATGACCTTCACCTTTCTGTATTTGTCTCATGCGGGCTTCATGATGTCCCAGAATCCCCTTCTCAATGTGTGGTGTTGTACATCCCTGGAAActtcttagaaatgaaaattctccATCCCCACTCCAGACCTTAGgataaaataatttaacagaATCTATATTAACCTaaggcttcctcggtggctcagcgttgaagaattcacctgcaatgcaggagatgcaagttcaatccctggcttgggaagatcccctggaggagggcatggcaactcactccagtatccttgcctggaaaatcccgtggacagaggagcctgctggactacagtccatagggtcacaaaaagttggacacaactgaagtgactgagcatgcatgcatgcatgcatattatCCTAAGATAAAATAACATAAGAAGAGGAATGAACTTAGTTCCTGTTAACTGGATGTGGGgagtaaaattattattatattggaATACTGAGTAGAGGGTGAGTGAGTCTCCCCATCCCCTTCACATTTAATAAtagataaaatacaataaaattatttttaaaaaattgaatatgcTTATATAATCATTCAAAACCATCCTTTaattcttttgactttttcattttttttaacaatgttgtgatggtttcaggcgcACAGCAGAGcaaatcagccatacatacacatgtatcctttCTTGTGGGAGGGCTTGCTAGTGGcttcgagaagattccctggagaagggaataacagccactccagtattcttgcatggataatcctgtggacagaggagcctggcaggctacgtttTCCAGGATcacgaagagtctgacatgactgaattgactgagcaCACTTGCATGTATATTAACCTAAGCAAAAATAATTTAACagaacagaagaggaaagaaattagTTTCTGTTAAATGGATGTGGGgagtaaattattattattaatatcttgGAATACTGAGTCAAAGATGAGTCTCTCCATCCCCTTCATGTTTAGTAATTAATAGTTAAggtacaataaataaaattaattaaaaaatttgtatGTGCTTACATAATACTTCAaaaccatccttttttttttttttttaaaaagctttctttttttattggcatatagctgattaacaatgttgtgataatttcacgcacagcagagtgactcagccatacatacacatgtatcccttcTCATGGGAGGACTTCCTGGCggcttcaggaagatcccctggagaagggaatgacagcccgctccagtcttctggcctggagaatcccgtagacggaggaggctggtgggctacagtctatgggatcacaaacagtcggacaggactgagcaactaacacacacacacacacacacacacacacacacacacacatacttcttgTGGGGGAGTAAATTATGTCCAGGTATAGATataggtgggaggggggcaggtCTCGTCCCGACCATTCTCCATGCTCACCCTTAAATGTAATGCTCCCAGGTGGCCCCAAACCCAGACAGCCCTCCCTACATGGTGACCTCACAC from Dama dama isolate Ldn47 chromosome 9, ASM3311817v1, whole genome shotgun sequence carries:
- the LOC133061986 gene encoding RNA-binding protein with serine-rich domain 1-like, whose translation is MTPSPIPRKERSEEQSADRCKDSGTTQQSGEKDRGRDKARKRRSASGGSSSSGARSRAGSSRGSSSPSASGRSGRSSGSRSSSSSSSPGSPRPWRPRDHRRRSGSKPTPPRLDEKESRRRSPAPKPTKVHVAKLTRKVTREHIREIFSTFGRVREIDLPRERMRAHPSQGHAYVEFENPEEAAKALKHVDGGQSTPSRSQPQPCWPPRPQPPPRRLSPPRRMLPPLSTWRRLRRSRSRSPWGRSPERGRPRSPRRPRRWSGSSSSSFRRKMEKYSGLIQGRQELRGHGSTPRSQWKCS